In the Pseudonocardia sediminis genome, CCGAGATCGCGTCGAGCCCCTTCGTCACCGAGGGCTGAGCCTCCCGCCCGGCCCGGCCCGGTACGGACCGGTGCGCATCGACGGCGGGGCCGGGGTCAGACGGCGACGGCGTGCACGCGCCGGCGCAGGCCGGGCAGGTCGCGCACGACGATCGCGCGGCCGTCCTTGAGCAGCACGCCCTCGGCGACGAGCTTGGACAGCTCGCGGCTCATCGTGACCCGGGTCAGGCCGACCATCAGGGCGAGTTCGTCGATCGCGGGCCGGATCGACAGGCGCGTCGAGGTGTCGAGGGAGACCTCGCCGTAGGCCTCGACGAGGTGCCCGAGCAGCAGCGTCACGCGCTCCCGGGCGGGCAGGCCGTCGATCATGACGTGCAGCTGCAGCACCCGCTGCTTGTAGGCGATCCGCCGGGTGATCTCCAGCAGCAGCTCGGGATCGGCGCGGGCGGCGTCGAGCAGCGCGTCACGGCTCACCGTCACGACCTCCGACGGCTGGGTCGCGATCGAGCCGAGATGACGCGGGCGGCCGTCGAAACAGGCGGCCTCGCCGAGGCTGGACCCGGGCTCGGCGTAGGCGAGCACCCGTTCGGTCCCGTCCGGGCGGTGCAGGTAGATGCGCACACGGCCGGAGACCACGACGTGGAACCACGCCGACGTCTCGCCCTGGCGGTAGACGTGGTCGCCGGCGCGGTAGTGGCGCGGCGAGCCGAGCTCGGCGATCCGCGACGTGAGGGCGTTCGGGCCGCCGAGCAGGAACGGCGATACCGCCCGCTCGTCCTCGATCGATGCCGTCGGCATGTCCCACCCCCGTCCGTCCGCGGGCCGCGGGCGGTGCGGGACTGCCCTCGACCCCGTCCGCGACCTCGGCTGGGCGCAGACCGGATGAACGGACGTTAGCCCGACCGGAGCCGTACCGGAAGCGACGCGGGTCGCAATTCGGGCACGGATCCGGCCGGGCGGGGGAGCGGGTCGCTCCCGGACGTGACGTCGCCTCAGGCCGCGGCGGGGGCCACCAGGGCGTCCTGGTCGGCCAGCGAGTCGGCGTCGGTCCTGGGCAGCGCCAGCGCGCAGCCCAGGCTCAGGACCGACACCCCGGCCAGCAGCACGCCGATCGCGAAGCTGCCGTAGACCGGCACCAGCGCGGCCGAGATCAGCGGCACGACGCCGCCGCCGAGCACACCGGCCAGGTTGTAGGAGATCCCGGCCCCGGTGTAGCGGTAGCGGGTCGGGAACAGCTCCGGCAGCTGGGCGCCGATCGGACCGTAGGCGAACCCGACCACACCGAGGATCACCGAGATGCCGAGGCCGAACGACCACGGCGTGCCGATGTCGAGGATCGGGAACGCGACGAGCCCGCCGACCACCGACAGCGCGTTGCCGATCACCACCATGTTCCGGCGACCGATCCGGTCGGACGCGATGGCACCCAGGATCGTCGTCGCGGCGAACACGAGACCGCCGATGATGCCCATCGTGAGCACGGTCGTGCGGGCCAGGCCGAGCTGCGTGGTGCCGTAGCTGGTGAGGAACGTGACGCCGATGTAGAAGAACGCGAACACCGCGGTCGTCGCGCCCGCGCCGAGCAGCACCGAGCGGGAGCGGGTGCGGAAGACCTCGGCGATCGGCAACGAGGTGCTGACCGGCCCGGCCGCCTTCTCCTTGAACGCGGCGGTCTCCTCCAGCTTGAGCCGGACGTAGAGCCCGACCCCGACCAGGAGGATGCTGCCGATGAACGGGAGCCGCCAGCCCCAGGCCTGGAAGGCCTCCGGGCTCATGGTGAGGGCGGTCAGCAGGAACGTGGCGCTGGCCAGCGAGAACGCGACCGACGGGCCGAGCTGCGGGAACAGCGCGTACTTGCCACGGGCCTTGCCGGGCGAGTTCTCCGCGGTGAGCAGCGTCGCGCCGGCCCACTCGCCGCCGACGGCGAGGCCCTGCACGATGCGCAGGACCACCAGCAGGATCGGCGCCAGCACGCCGATCGTCCCGGCGGTCGGGAGCAGACCGATGGCCAGCGTCGACAGGCCCATCATCAGCAGGGTCGTGACGAGCGTGCCCTTACGGCCCAGCCGGTCACCGAAGTGGCCGAACAGGATCGACCCGAACGGCCGCGCGACGAACGCGACACCGAACGTGGCCAGAGCCAGCGCGGTGCCGGCGGCGGCGCCGAGCTCGGGGAAGAACACCTTGTTGAACACCAGCGCGGCCGCGGTGCCGTAGATGAAGAAGTCGTAGAACTCGATCACGGTGCCGGTCATGCTGGCCATCGCGATGCGGCGCATCGACGTCGGTGGCACAGCCGCAGCGGGCGGGCCGGCGTCGGTCTGGGTCACAGGTTCCTCCACGGTGAGACGTGCCGTCGGGCTCGCGGCAACGGGAGGGAGTATCTGCGCCCGATCGGGTGCGATCTGTATCACCGACTACAGAACGGCCGTCTCCCGTGCGTCGTGTGTAGAGCGTCCGGGTGACCCGCGGTCCCGGGCGGCGGTGGGCCGGAGGGACTACGTTGTGTCCGGTGAGCCTTGCCGTCGACGAACGTGCCGCGATCTGTGACGAGTTCGAGCGGTCCGGACCGGACCGCCCCACCCTCTGCGAGGGATGGACGAGCCGCGACCTGCTGGCCCACCTCCTCGTCCGGGAGCGCCAGCCCTGGGCCTCGCCCGGGATCATGGTCCCGGCCCTGTCCTCGATCACCGACAAGGCGATGGCCGGCTACGCGAACGAGGCCTGGCCGAACATGATCGACGACCTGCGGACCGGGCCGCCCGCCTGGTCGCCCTTCCGCGTCGGCAAGGTCGACGAGCTGGCCAACGGCGCCGAGTTCTTCGTCCACCACGAGGACGTCCGGCGCGGCGAGCCCGGCTGGGAGCCCCGCGAGTCCGACCTCGACCGCGACACCCAGCTCTGGACGCTGCTGGGCCGCTCGGCGCGCCTGCTGTTCCGCAAGGTGCCGGTCGGCGTCGTGCTGCAACGCCCCGAGGGGGCCCAGCAGGTCGTGGCGACGGGCAACGGGCTGGTCACCGTCGTCGGCGACCCCGCCGAGCTGGTTCTGCACGCGTTCGGCCGGGACGCCGCGCGGGTCGAGCTGAAGGGTCTTCCGGCCGACGTCGAGGCCTACCGGGCCGCTCCGGCCGGGATGTAGCGCCCACCCGGGCCGGTGGACCGCACGGCGCACGGGCGTACGGGGTAGCGCGGCACACGCCGCGAGGAGGCCGCCGTTGTCACCCGGGGGCGGTACCGTCAGCTGCCATGAACCCCAGTCCCGCCCCGTCTGGGCAGACCCACCCGCCGCGCCGGCCGTTCGGCGAGGTCCTGACCGCGATGGTCACCCCGTTCGACGCCGCGGGGGAGCTGGACCTGGGCAAGGCCGAGGAGCTCGCCACCCACCTGGTGGACATGGGCAACGACGGCCTCGTCGTCAACGGCACCACCGGTGAGGGCCCGACGACCAGCGACAAGGAGAAGGCCGAGCTGGTCCGCGCCGTCGTCTCGGCGGTGGGGGACCGGGCCACGGTCGTCGCGGGCGCCGGCACCTACGACACGGCGCACTCGATCGGGCTGGCGCGCGAGGCCGAGCGGGCCGGCGCGCACGGGCTGCTCGTGGTCACGCCGTACTACTCGCGACCGCCGCAGTCCGGCCTGATCGCGCACTTCGGCGCCGTCGCCGACGCCACCGACCTGCCGGTGATGCTCTACGACATCCCGCCGCGCAGCGTGATCGGGATCGACGTCGAGACGTTCCAGCGCCTGGCCCAGCACACGAACATCGTCGCGGTGAAGGACGCTCGCAACGACCTGCGCGTGGGCACCGAGGTGCTGGCCACCACGACGCTGGCCTACTACTCCGGCGACGACCCGGTGAACCTGCCGTGGCTCTCGGTCGGGGCGGTCGGGTTCGTCAGCGTCATCGGACACGTCGTGGCCGACAGGCTGCGGGCGATGCTGGACGCCTACACTGCGGGTGAGCACGACCGCGCGCGCAGCCTGCACTACGCGATGCTCCCGGTCATCCGTGCGATGGGGCGCGTCGGTGGCGCGGTGTTCGCCAAGACGGCGCTGGGGCTGCGTGGCCTCGACGTCGGTGAGACACGTCTTCCGCTGCCCCCGGCCACCGAGGAGCAGGTGGCGGCGATCGCCGGGGACCTCGCGGTCGCCGGTGTCGCGCTCGACTCCTCGGCACACCCCAGCCGCTACACGCCCGGACACGGCGCGCTGGGCTCGCGGACGGCCACCGACCTGGGGGCCGAGGTCGCCTACCGCTAGACCCGGCGCCGTGCGGCCACCACCGGTCCGCCGCCGCGCCACCAGGGGCTCACGCCCCACCACGACTTCTGATCTTGTACCTGCCACAGATACGTGAGGCCACCACTTGAGCCGCAGTTCCCAGCGATCCGACCGCCGATCCCGCCCGCAGCGTGACCGCCCGACCCCGCCGGAGGAGTCCAACCCCTCCGAGCTGCCCACCGGCCCGCCGCCGGCGCTGGCCCGCGGGGGTCTGAGGGTGTTCGCGCTCGGCGGCATCGGCGAGGTCGGGCGCAACATGACCGTCTTCGAGTACGAGGGGCGCCTGCTCGTCGTCGACTGCGGTGTCCTGTTCCCCGCCGAGGACTCGCCCGGCGTCGACCTGATCCTGCCCGACTTCCGGGCCATCGAGGACCGCCTCGACGACATCGACGCCATCGTCCTGACGCACGGCCACGAGGACCACATCGGTGCCGTCCCGTGGCTGCTGCGGATGCGTCCCGAGCTGCCCGTCGTCGGGTCGCGCTTCACGCTCGCGCTCGTCGCCGCCAAGTGCAAGGAGCACCGGCTCACCCCGCACCTGCGCGAGGTCGCGGCCGGCGACCGCGTCAGGCACGGCGAGTGGGACTGCGAGTACTTCGCGGTCAACCACTCGATCCCGGACGCGCTGGCGGTGGCGATCCGCACCCCGGCCGGCCTGGTGCTGCACACCGGTGACATCAAGCTCGACCAGCTGCCCCTCGACGGGCGCCTGACCGACCTGGCCGGCTTCTCCCGCCTCGGCGAGGAGGGCGTCGACCTGTTCCTGGTCGACTCCACCAACGCCGAGGTCCCCGGGTTCGTCACCCCCGAGCGCGACATCGGCCCGGTCATCTCCAACATGTTTCGCGACACCTCCGGGCGGATCATCGTGGCCTGCTTCGCCAGCCACGTGCACCGCGTGCAGCAGGTGCTCGACGCCGCCGCCGCGCACGGCCGCAAGGTCTGCCTGGCCGGGCGGTCGATGGTCCGCAACATGGGCCTGGCCGACGACCACTCGCTGCTCAACATCCCGGACGGCCTGCTCGTCGACATCGACGAGGCCATGCGCCTGCCCGACGACAAGCTCGTGCTCGTCTCGACGGGGTCCCAGGGCGAGCCGCTGGCCGCGCTGTCGCGGATGGCCCGCGGGGAGCACCGCAGCATCACGATCCGGCCCGAGGACACGATCATCCTGGCCAGCTCGCTGATCCCGGGCAACGAGACCTCGGTGTTCGGCGTCATCAACGGCCTGACCCGCCTCGGCGCGACCGTGGTGCACCAGGGCAACGCCAAGGTGCACGTCTCCGGGCACGCCCCGGCCGGTGAGCTGCTGTTCCTCTACAACGCGGTGCGCCCGTCGAACGTGATGCCGGTGCACGGCGAGTGGCGCCACCTGCGTGCCAACGCCGCGCTGGCCGTGCGCACCGGGGTGCCCGAGGAGTCCGTCGTGATCGCCGAGGACGGGGTGGTGGTCGACCTCGTCGACGGCCGCGCCGCGATCACCGGCAAGGTCGAGGTCGGCCGCGTCTACGTCGACGGACTGGCCGTCGGCGACATCGGCGAGACCACGCTGGGTGATCGGCTGGTGCTCGGCGAGGGCGGCTTCATCGCGATCACCATCGCGATGGACGCCAAGACCGGGCGCGCCGTCTCCCGGCCCACGATCGCCGGTCGCGGGTTCTCCGACGACCCGAAGGCGCTCGACGCCGCGCAGCCGCTGGTCGAGGACGAGCTGTCCCGGCTGGAGAACGAGAACGTCTCCGACCCGCACCGGATCGCCCAGGGCGTCCGCCGCGTCGTAGGGCGCTGGGTCGCCGACAACTACCGTCGCCGCCCGATGATCGTTCCGACCGTCATCACGGTCTAGCTGTACTGCCCACGGAGGTTGAGTACATCCGGACTGGCGGTTTGATGTTGACGTGAGGGAGGGCCTCCGGGTCCGGTGTGGATTGCGACATCTACACCTCGACCCAGGAGGCCCTCGTGGTCCACGGTAACGCCCCGCTGTCCCCGACCGGCCGGCTACGTCTGGCCCGTTGTGTGGTCGATGAGGGCTGGCCGCTGCGCCGGGCCGCGGAGCGGTTCCAGGTCGCTGTGAACACCGCCGCCCGCTGGTCACAGCGTTACCGCATCGGCGGTGCGGCGGCGATGGCGGACCGGTCGAGCCGCCCGCATTACAGCCCGTCGCGGACCGCGACGCGGCGGGAACGGCGGATCGTGTCGATGCGGGTGAGCAGGCGGTGGGGCCCGGCCCGGATCGGCTACCGGCTCGGGATCGCCCCGTCGACGGTGCATCGGGTCCTGGTCCGCTACCGGGTCCCGCGCCTGGCCGATCTCGATCGCGCCACCGGGCGCCCGATCCGCACCCGCCGGCCCCGCCGCTACGAGCACGACGCGCCCGGGGACCTGGTGCACGTCGACATCAAGAAGCTGGGCAACATCCCCGACGGCGGCGGGCACC is a window encoding:
- a CDS encoding ribonuclease J, which encodes MPTGPPPALARGGLRVFALGGIGEVGRNMTVFEYEGRLLVVDCGVLFPAEDSPGVDLILPDFRAIEDRLDDIDAIVLTHGHEDHIGAVPWLLRMRPELPVVGSRFTLALVAAKCKEHRLTPHLREVAAGDRVRHGEWDCEYFAVNHSIPDALAVAIRTPAGLVLHTGDIKLDQLPLDGRLTDLAGFSRLGEEGVDLFLVDSTNAEVPGFVTPERDIGPVISNMFRDTSGRIIVACFASHVHRVQQVLDAAAAHGRKVCLAGRSMVRNMGLADDHSLLNIPDGLLVDIDEAMRLPDDKLVLVSTGSQGEPLAALSRMARGEHRSITIRPEDTIILASSLIPGNETSVFGVINGLTRLGATVVHQGNAKVHVSGHAPAGELLFLYNAVRPSNVMPVHGEWRHLRANAALAVRTGVPEESVVIAEDGVVVDLVDGRAAITGKVEVGRVYVDGLAVGDIGETTLGDRLVLGEGGFIAITIAMDAKTGRAVSRPTIAGRGFSDDPKALDAAQPLVEDELSRLENENVSDPHRIAQGVRRVVGRWVADNYRRRPMIVPTVITV
- a CDS encoding Crp/Fnr family transcriptional regulator, yielding MPTASIEDERAVSPFLLGGPNALTSRIAELGSPRHYRAGDHVYRQGETSAWFHVVVSGRVRIYLHRPDGTERVLAYAEPGSSLGEAACFDGRPRHLGSIATQPSEVVTVSRDALLDAARADPELLLEITRRIAYKQRVLQLHVMIDGLPARERVTLLLGHLVEAYGEVSLDTSTRLSIRPAIDELALMVGLTRVTMSRELSKLVAEGVLLKDGRAIVVRDLPGLRRRVHAVAV
- a CDS encoding MFS transporter, with translation MTQTDAGPPAAAVPPTSMRRIAMASMTGTVIEFYDFFIYGTAAALVFNKVFFPELGAAAGTALALATFGVAFVARPFGSILFGHFGDRLGRKGTLVTTLLMMGLSTLAIGLLPTAGTIGVLAPILLVVLRIVQGLAVGGEWAGATLLTAENSPGKARGKYALFPQLGPSVAFSLASATFLLTALTMSPEAFQAWGWRLPFIGSILLVGVGLYVRLKLEETAAFKEKAAGPVSTSLPIAEVFRTRSRSVLLGAGATTAVFAFFYIGVTFLTSYGTTQLGLARTTVLTMGIIGGLVFAATTILGAIASDRIGRRNMVVIGNALSVVGGLVAFPILDIGTPWSFGLGISVILGVVGFAYGPIGAQLPELFPTRYRYTGAGISYNLAGVLGGGVVPLISAALVPVYGSFAIGVLLAGVSVLSLGCALALPRTDADSLADQDALVAPAAA
- a CDS encoding TIGR03085 family metal-binding protein gives rise to the protein MSLAVDERAAICDEFERSGPDRPTLCEGWTSRDLLAHLLVRERQPWASPGIMVPALSSITDKAMAGYANEAWPNMIDDLRTGPPAWSPFRVGKVDELANGAEFFVHHEDVRRGEPGWEPRESDLDRDTQLWTLLGRSARLLFRKVPVGVVLQRPEGAQQVVATGNGLVTVVGDPAELVLHAFGRDAARVELKGLPADVEAYRAAPAGM
- the dapA gene encoding 4-hydroxy-tetrahydrodipicolinate synthase, with protein sequence MNPSPAPSGQTHPPRRPFGEVLTAMVTPFDAAGELDLGKAEELATHLVDMGNDGLVVNGTTGEGPTTSDKEKAELVRAVVSAVGDRATVVAGAGTYDTAHSIGLAREAERAGAHGLLVVTPYYSRPPQSGLIAHFGAVADATDLPVMLYDIPPRSVIGIDVETFQRLAQHTNIVAVKDARNDLRVGTEVLATTTLAYYSGDDPVNLPWLSVGAVGFVSVIGHVVADRLRAMLDAYTAGEHDRARSLHYAMLPVIRAMGRVGGAVFAKTALGLRGLDVGETRLPLPPATEEQVAAIAGDLAVAGVALDSSAHPSRYTPGHGALGSRTATDLGAEVAYR